In Brevundimonas sp. SGAir0440, one DNA window encodes the following:
- a CDS encoding 3-deoxy-D-manno-octulosonic acid transferase produces the protein MTPLPLIAYRLATRALEPLAPRLLDARARRGKEDPVRVDERMGFTRTPRPAGDLVWLHGVSVGESLSLLPVVERLTKARPDLTVLVTSSTVTSAHILAERLPTGVIHQYTPVDAPGVVERFLDHWRPSLAVFVESELWPNLLLEAQRRGVKLALVSARITEKTVEGWARFPASARALTGAFDLVLPQDAVSAQRLEGMGARIDGLVNLKLSGDALPHDPAAFSRLSAAIGDRPVIVAASTHEGEEITIVRALDHLSERVCLILTPRHPERGAHIAQALQRDGYAFAMRSRGETIGPDTDIYLADTLNEMGLFLRLADVVVMGGSFAPAIGLPPVGGHNPLEPARLGKPTITGPDASNWAPVTAALVEAGALALVQAPSDLPGVIEPLLEDLNAAKAMGERGRRAAVEAGGGLERLWALLSPLMPQRQGRR, from the coding sequence GTGACGCCTTTGCCGCTGATCGCCTATCGGCTGGCGACGCGCGCGCTGGAGCCGCTAGCCCCGCGCCTGCTGGATGCGCGCGCCAGGCGGGGCAAGGAAGACCCGGTGCGGGTGGACGAGCGGATGGGCTTCACCCGCACCCCGCGCCCCGCAGGCGATCTGGTTTGGCTGCACGGCGTCAGCGTGGGCGAGAGCCTGTCGCTGCTGCCCGTGGTCGAGCGGCTGACGAAGGCGCGGCCGGACCTCACCGTTCTGGTCACCTCCAGCACCGTGACCTCGGCCCATATTTTGGCCGAACGGCTGCCGACAGGCGTGATCCACCAGTATACGCCGGTCGACGCGCCGGGCGTGGTCGAGCGGTTCCTGGACCATTGGCGGCCAAGCCTTGCAGTCTTCGTCGAGAGCGAACTGTGGCCCAATCTGTTGCTGGAGGCGCAGCGGCGGGGCGTGAAACTGGCCCTGGTCAGCGCCCGGATCACCGAGAAGACGGTGGAGGGCTGGGCGCGGTTTCCGGCCTCGGCGCGGGCGCTGACCGGCGCCTTTGATCTGGTGCTGCCGCAGGATGCCGTCTCGGCCCAGCGGCTGGAGGGCATGGGCGCGCGGATCGACGGGCTGGTGAACCTGAAACTGTCGGGAGACGCCCTGCCCCACGACCCCGCCGCCTTCAGCCGTTTGAGCGCCGCCATCGGCGACCGGCCGGTGATCGTCGCCGCCAGCACCCATGAGGGCGAAGAGATCACCATCGTGCGCGCGCTTGACCATCTGAGCGAGCGTGTCTGCCTGATCCTGACGCCACGCCATCCCGAGCGGGGGGCGCACATCGCCCAGGCCCTGCAACGCGACGGCTATGCCTTCGCCATGCGTTCGCGCGGCGAGACGATCGGGCCGGACACCGACATTTATCTGGCCGACACCCTGAACGAGATGGGCCTGTTCCTGCGCCTCGCCGATGTGGTGGTGATGGGTGGCTCGTTCGCGCCCGCCATCGGCCTGCCGCCTGTCGGTGGGCACAATCCGCTGGAGCCGGCGCGGCTGGGCAAGCCGACGATCACGGGGCCGGATGCGTCCAACTGGGCGCCGGTGACGGCGGCCCTAGTCGAGGCGGGGGCCCTGGCCCTGGTTCAGGCGCCGTCCGACCTGCCCGGCGTGATCGAGCCGCTGCTAGAAGACCTGAACGCGGCCAAGGCCATGGGCGAACGCGGGCGTCGCGCGGCGGTCGAGGCTGGAGGCGGGTTGGAGCGACTGTGGGCGCTGCTGTCGCCGCTGATGCCGCAGAGGCAGGGCCGGCGATGA
- a CDS encoding ABC transporter ATP-binding protein, translated as MTVAASETMPLRALLARIWRDYLSKHKGSLILSVLCAAVTGLLTAALLKLLEPAVNGLFLGGTRPISLFGLVTFPADKAVVWIPVAILTVAIARTLAALGQAALVNRLGHTIVGDIQIRLFGAMIRADLARLRSQHSGGFVSSVLFDANMVREAFTSGVVNYTQNLLTLIAVLIYMGFIDWQLTIVVLLGVPLVALVLRRFGRKTRKAAVGAMAETENLSTALMENLDGVRLIKIENREAAEQDRVAEVVARRQRHVIKGANARAFAGPSSDLVAYIVVAAVMAYAGWRAQSGDMTVGGFAAFIGMLLAAGQALRQVTNLATVMSEGFTAARRLFGALDIQPEIREAADAAPLAAGPVEVVLDDVSFAYAGTDAPTLDAVSLRVAPGETVALVGPSGGGKSTILSLLPRFYDVTGGAVTINGADVRALRIQDLRDHIALVTQEPFLFDDTIAANIAYGRPGATQAQIEDAARSAAAHDFITALPEGYATRAGEAGLRLSGGQRQRIAIARAFVKDAPILLLDEATSALDTESEALVQAALERLMQGRATLMIAHRLSTVRNADRIYVIEAGRVVEEGSHNALVARGGLYSRLARQQSLDGAAPSVETVA; from the coding sequence ATGACCGTCGCCGCCTCCGAAACCATGCCGCTGCGCGCCCTGCTGGCGCGGATTTGGCGCGACTATCTGTCCAAGCACAAGGGATCGCTGATCCTGTCGGTCCTGTGTGCGGCAGTGACCGGCCTGCTGACGGCGGCGCTGCTGAAGCTGCTGGAGCCGGCCGTCAACGGTCTGTTCCTGGGCGGGACCAGGCCGATCAGCCTGTTCGGCCTGGTGACCTTTCCGGCGGACAAGGCCGTCGTCTGGATCCCGGTCGCCATCCTGACTGTCGCCATTGCACGGACCCTGGCCGCGCTGGGTCAGGCGGCCCTTGTCAACCGGCTGGGTCACACCATTGTCGGCGACATCCAGATCCGCCTGTTCGGGGCCATGATCCGCGCCGATCTGGCGCGCCTACGCAGCCAGCATTCGGGTGGTTTCGTCTCCTCCGTCCTGTTCGACGCCAATATGGTGCGCGAGGCCTTCACCTCGGGCGTGGTCAACTACACCCAGAACCTGCTGACGCTGATCGCGGTGCTGATCTACATGGGCTTCATCGACTGGCAGCTGACGATCGTCGTGCTGCTGGGCGTGCCGCTGGTGGCGCTGGTGCTTCGCCGGTTCGGGCGCAAGACGCGCAAGGCCGCCGTCGGCGCGATGGCCGAGACCGAAAACCTGTCGACTGCCCTGATGGAGAACCTGGACGGGGTTCGTCTGATCAAGATCGAGAACCGCGAGGCCGCCGAACAAGACCGCGTCGCCGAGGTGGTCGCCCGTCGCCAGCGCCACGTCATCAAGGGCGCCAACGCCCGCGCCTTCGCCGGTCCGTCGAGCGATCTGGTCGCCTATATCGTCGTCGCCGCCGTCATGGCCTACGCCGGGTGGCGGGCGCAGTCGGGCGACATGACGGTGGGCGGGTTCGCCGCCTTCATCGGCATGCTGCTGGCCGCCGGCCAAGCCCTACGTCAGGTGACCAACCTGGCCACGGTGATGAGCGAGGGTTTCACCGCCGCGCGCCGGCTCTTCGGCGCCTTGGACATCCAGCCTGAAATCCGTGAGGCGGCCGACGCCGCGCCGCTGGCCGCCGGGCCGGTCGAGGTCGTGCTGGACGATGTGTCCTTCGCCTACGCCGGGACCGATGCGCCGACGCTGGACGCGGTCTCCCTGCGGGTCGCGCCGGGCGAGACAGTGGCCCTGGTCGGGCCGTCGGGCGGCGGCAAGAGCACGATTCTGAGCCTGTTGCCGCGCTTCTATGATGTGACCGGCGGGGCGGTGACGATCAACGGCGCGGACGTGCGGGCGCTTCGCATCCAAGACCTGCGCGACCACATCGCCTTGGTGACGCAGGAACCCTTCCTGTTCGACGACACCATCGCCGCCAACATCGCCTATGGTCGGCCGGGCGCGACGCAGGCGCAGATCGAGGACGCCGCGCGGTCCGCCGCGGCCCACGACTTCATCACGGCCCTGCCTGAAGGGTATGCGACCCGCGCGGGCGAGGCCGGCCTACGTCTGTCCGGCGGTCAGCGCCAGCGGATCGCCATCGCCCGCGCCTTCGTCAAGGATGCGCCGATCCTGCTGCTGGACGAGGCCACCAGCGCCCTGGACACCGAGAGCGAGGCCCTGGTCCAGGCGGCGCTGGAGCGGCTGATGCAGGGGCGCGCCACGCTGATGATCGCCCACCGCCTGTCGACCGTCCGGAACGCCGACCGCATCTATGTGATCGAGGCCGGGCGCGTGGTCGAGGAAGGCTCGCACAACGCCCTGGTCGCCAGAGGCGGCCTGTATTCCCGCTTGGCGCGTCAGCAGTCGCTGGACGGCGCCGCGCCCAGCGTCGAGACGGTCGCATGA
- a CDS encoding lysophospholipid acyltransferase family protein, with product MRPLRNPAVQSALAWTLAKWMQFCFSTIRWTHENQQAAEAVWTQGGGVLCVFWHSRIGLSPSCWPLDRAQPAKALISLSADGEFIAKAVARQGFPAVRGSSANKDKAEKAKGGTQALRDGLKQLKVGALAITPDGPRGPANVMAEGLPLMAKLSKAPVLFIGMSCNPAIRLDSWDRAVLPLPFGKGAIVWDRADYPADADMADVVVDWTARLNAVEARADAITGLKP from the coding sequence ATGAGGCCGCTTCGCAATCCGGCGGTCCAGTCGGCCCTGGCCTGGACGCTGGCGAAGTGGATGCAGTTCTGCTTTTCCACCATCCGCTGGACGCACGAAAACCAGCAGGCTGCTGAGGCCGTCTGGACGCAGGGCGGCGGGGTGCTGTGCGTGTTCTGGCATTCGCGGATCGGCCTGTCGCCGTCATGCTGGCCGCTGGACCGGGCGCAGCCGGCCAAGGCGCTGATCTCCCTTTCGGCCGACGGCGAGTTCATCGCCAAGGCGGTGGCGCGTCAGGGCTTTCCTGCCGTGCGCGGATCCTCGGCCAACAAGGACAAGGCCGAGAAGGCCAAGGGCGGCACCCAGGCGCTGCGTGACGGATTGAAACAGCTGAAGGTCGGCGCCTTGGCCATCACGCCGGACGGGCCGCGCGGCCCGGCCAATGTCATGGCCGAGGGCCTGCCCCTGATGGCGAAGTTGTCCAAGGCGCCGGTGCTGTTCATCGGCATGTCGTGCAATCCCGCGATCCGTCTGGACAGCTGGGACCGGGCCGTGCTGCCCCTGCCCTTCGGCAAGGGCGCCATCGTGTGGGACCGCGCCGACTATCCTGCTGACGCGGACATGGCCGATGTCGTCGTCGACTGGACCGCGCGGCTGAACGCCGTCGAAGCACGCGCCGATGCGATCACGGGCCTGAAGCCGTGA
- a CDS encoding DUF4170 domain-containing protein yields MTDQNAVPPQLLHIVIGGELRHLGEPTFRDLSQVEFVGAFGNYEDAKKAWKARAQATVDNAHMRYFILHAHKLIDPRGDAA; encoded by the coding sequence ATGACCGATCAGAACGCCGTCCCGCCGCAACTTCTGCACATCGTGATCGGCGGCGAGCTTCGTCACCTGGGCGAGCCGACCTTCCGCGACCTGTCGCAGGTCGAGTTCGTCGGCGCCTTCGGCAACTATGAAGACGCCAAGAAGGCGTGGAAGGCGCGCGCCCAGGCGACCGTGGACAATGCCCACATGCGCTATTTCATCCTGCACGCCCACAAGCTGATCGATCCGCGCGGCGACGCGGCCTGA
- a CDS encoding 3'(2'),5'-bisphosphate nucleotidase CysQ, giving the protein MMHLDADLDLIRQAAIDAGALAIAEREAGLKIESKVGGSPVTSGDLKVDAMLRDRLLSARPDYGWLSEETADSPERLSKRRIFVVDPIDGTVAYMKRTPWWCVPIAVIEDGEVVAAVIHAPEVDETYVATRGGGARRNGKPIHASDVDTLEDASILGDARLIEAPYFVDEPWPSMRFEKRNALAYRMALVAAGAFDAALALTPKWDWDVAAGWLIATEAGARVSDHHGRPWAFNRPDPRQASLVCAAPIIQPMIVRRCKNVPLST; this is encoded by the coding sequence ATGATGCATCTGGACGCCGACCTCGACCTGATTCGCCAGGCGGCCATCGACGCCGGGGCGCTGGCCATCGCCGAGCGTGAGGCGGGACTGAAGATCGAGTCCAAGGTCGGCGGTTCGCCCGTCACCAGCGGCGACCTGAAGGTCGACGCCATGCTGCGGGACAGGCTGCTGTCTGCGCGGCCCGACTATGGTTGGTTGTCGGAAGAGACGGCGGATTCGCCCGAGCGGCTGTCGAAACGACGCATCTTCGTGGTCGATCCCATCGACGGCACCGTCGCCTATATGAAGCGGACGCCGTGGTGGTGCGTGCCCATCGCCGTCATCGAGGACGGCGAGGTCGTCGCCGCCGTCATCCATGCGCCCGAGGTGGACGAGACCTATGTGGCGACGCGTGGCGGCGGGGCCCGACGTAACGGCAAACCCATCCACGCCTCGGATGTCGATACGCTGGAGGACGCCTCGATCCTTGGCGATGCGCGACTGATCGAAGCGCCCTATTTCGTCGACGAACCCTGGCCGTCCATGCGGTTCGAGAAGCGCAACGCCCTGGCCTATCGGATGGCGCTGGTCGCCGCCGGCGCCTTTGACGCCGCCCTGGCCCTGACCCCGAAATGGGACTGGGACGTCGCTGCGGGCTGGCTGATCGCGACCGAAGCCGGCGCCAGGGTCAGCGATCACCACGGGCGGCCGTGGGCGTTCAACCGGCCCGATCCGCGCCAGGCCAGCCTGGTCTGCGCGGCCCCGATCATTCAGCCGATGATCGTGCGGCGCTGTAAAAACGTGCCGCTTTCGACCTGA
- a CDS encoding tyrosine-protein phosphatase — protein MARFDLSTAMGRFRAHWHYFWADHAFLRVAFSNAHWLGPDLVRTNQPSPRQLAYWKKKGVKTVINLRGKRDEGYYWLEKDACERLGLTLIDAPLDSRDPPETVRIHRARELFKTIQYPVLIHCKSGADRAGMMAVFYRHFHLGEPISVAMKQLSKKYLHSREGLTGVLDYTLEKYVNEIEPKGVSFIDWVDSPDYDPKAIRAEFKAGWWGTLLTDMLLRRE, from the coding sequence ATGGCGCGCTTCGACCTCTCGACCGCGATGGGCCGTTTTCGGGCGCATTGGCATTATTTCTGGGCCGACCACGCGTTTTTGCGCGTGGCCTTTTCCAACGCCCACTGGCTGGGCCCGGATCTGGTGCGCACCAATCAGCCGTCGCCGCGCCAACTGGCCTATTGGAAAAAGAAGGGCGTCAAGACGGTCATCAACCTGCGCGGCAAGCGGGACGAGGGCTATTACTGGCTGGAAAAGGACGCTTGCGAGCGGCTGGGTCTGACCCTGATCGACGCGCCGCTGGACTCGCGCGATCCGCCCGAGACGGTGCGCATCCACCGCGCGCGCGAGCTGTTCAAAACAATCCAGTATCCGGTGCTGATCCACTGCAAATCCGGCGCGGATCGGGCGGGCATGATGGCGGTCTTCTATCGCCACTTCCACCTGGGCGAGCCGATCTCGGTCGCCATGAAGCAACTGTCCAAGAAATATCTGCACTCCCGCGAGGGGCTGACCGGGGTGCTGGACTATACGCTGGAGAAATACGTCAACGAGATCGAGCCAAAGGGCGTCAGCTTCATCGATTGGGTCGACAGCCCCGACTACGATCCCAAGGCCATCCGCGCCGAGTTCAAGGCCGGCTGGTGGGGCACGCTGTTGACCGACATGCTGCTGCGGCGTGAGTAG